From one Geoalkalibacter halelectricus genomic stretch:
- a CDS encoding metal ABC transporter permease, giving the protein MSHLALIFDPLFHLPFINGLLLVPLAALLGAYLRLREEWLASLAYAQVAAAGGILSVLFHVPMLLAAVVTAMLAGIGKGLLQRAGNDNYAILILLGWSVALLIAANSPHGEMLGKALMDGQLYFTGWSHGVSGLLLAVTLLAILPWLSPRLLLARLFPDHFTANDLPGWRYHLIFDLLVVTTLAVTATAVGVMAAFALVFIPSWIAFRLAPSWRTTLWLSGLLALGAYLVAFVAAILLDQPFGPVLVAVLVLLAPLRFFQPGQHPRNGGASRVGG; this is encoded by the coding sequence ATGAGTCATCTTGCCCTGATATTCGATCCCCTTTTCCACCTGCCCTTCATTAACGGTCTGCTGCTGGTGCCCCTGGCGGCACTGCTCGGTGCCTATCTGCGTCTGCGCGAAGAGTGGCTGGCATCTCTGGCCTATGCGCAGGTGGCTGCGGCCGGCGGTATTCTCTCTGTGCTTTTCCATGTGCCCATGCTCCTGGCCGCGGTCGTCACCGCCATGCTGGCCGGTATCGGCAAGGGACTGCTGCAACGGGCGGGCAATGACAATTACGCCATTTTGATTCTGCTGGGTTGGAGTGTTGCTCTGCTCATCGCCGCCAATAGCCCCCATGGCGAAATGCTGGGCAAGGCGTTGATGGACGGACAGCTCTATTTCACCGGCTGGAGCCATGGTGTCTCGGGCCTGTTGCTGGCCGTGACGCTTCTGGCTATTCTGCCTTGGCTGTCGCCGCGCCTGCTGCTGGCGCGTCTTTTCCCCGATCACTTCACGGCCAACGATCTTCCCGGCTGGCGCTACCACCTGATCTTTGATTTGCTGGTGGTGACGACCTTGGCGGTCACCGCTACCGCAGTGGGAGTCATGGCAGCCTTTGCCCTGGTATTCATTCCCTCGTGGATCGCATTTCGTCTTGCGCCGAGTTGGCGCACCACTCTCTGGCTGAGCGGCCTGCTGGCCCTCGGAGCCTACCTGGTGGCCTTTGTCGCGGCGATTCTCCTCGATCAGCCCTTCGGGCCGGTGCTGGTGGCGGTGCTGGTGCTGCTCGCGCCCCTGCGTTTTTTCCAGCCGGGTCAGCACCCGCGCAACGGCGGGGCGTCGCGGGTCGGCGGCTAA
- a CDS encoding phosphoadenylyl-sulfate reductase, with protein MNQSTASLPQLSDQHSPQAILRAGLQAAGGPVALACSFSVEDVVIIDLLQEVAPATPIFALDTGRLNEETYETAEAVRERYGVHIDWYFPERAAVEQLERDKGLFSFRESLENRKECCRIRKVEPLGRALAGLSGWITGLRREQSVTRDALEPLEIDAAHGGILKINPLAFWSSAQVWEYAERRRIPVNRLHRQGYPSIGCAPCTRAVQPGEDERAGRWWWENPEHKECGLHRR; from the coding sequence GTGAATCAAAGCACCGCCAGCCTTCCCCAGCTCAGCGACCAGCACTCGCCCCAGGCGATCCTGCGCGCCGGCCTGCAAGCCGCGGGCGGCCCCGTCGCCCTGGCCTGCTCCTTCAGCGTGGAGGACGTGGTGATCATCGATCTGCTGCAGGAGGTGGCCCCCGCCACGCCCATCTTCGCCCTGGATACCGGACGCCTCAACGAGGAAACCTACGAGACCGCCGAGGCGGTGCGCGAGCGCTACGGGGTGCACATCGACTGGTACTTTCCTGAGCGCGCGGCCGTGGAACAACTGGAACGCGACAAGGGGCTGTTTTCCTTCCGCGAGAGCCTGGAGAACCGCAAGGAATGCTGTCGCATCCGCAAGGTCGAACCCCTGGGGCGCGCCCTGGCCGGGCTCTCCGGCTGGATCACCGGCCTGCGCCGCGAGCAGAGCGTTACCCGTGATGCCCTTGAACCCCTGGAGATTGACGCCGCCCACGGCGGCATCCTCAAGATCAACCCCCTGGCCTTCTGGAGCAGCGCCCAGGTGTGGGAGTACGCCGAGCGCCGGCGCATCCCGGTCAACCGCCTGCACCGCCAGGGCTACCCCTCCATCGGCTGCGCCCCCTGCACCCGCGCCGTGCAACCCGGCGAGGACGAGCGCGCCGGGCGTTGGTGGTGGGAAAACCCCGAACACAAGGAATGCGGCCTGCACCGCCGGTGA
- a CDS encoding AMP-binding protein — protein MAASETSDKPRKTKDQLFQVLQEVVAELHPGQTPKVELDSSLDRDLGLDSMARMELLSRLEKRFALRLDEQVVAEADTPRDLLRAVLGGAQAAEVESRARIAAGEAEGRSGAPEQARTLVEVLEWHLENHPDHPQVRFYADEGEGEVLSYQRLGEGARAVAAGLQWRGLEAGSPVAIMLPTSADYLFAFLGILLAGGIPVPLYPPVRRTQLESHLRRQQAILSNCEAVTLITLPEALPFARLLKAQLSSLKSLVTVEELAERGGDYARPAIAAGDTAFLQYTSGSTGNPKGVVLSHANLLANIRALGQAVKVRPDDVIISWLPLYHDMGLIGTWLAGLYFAVPVVLLSPLDFLGRPKRWLWAVHRYQGTLSPAPNFAYEICLTKLKDEDLEGLDLSSWRGAFNGAEPVSAVTLERFCERFSAYGLRRDAVAPVYGLAENTVGLAFPPLGRGPLIDRVEREALARSGKATPAREEDEHALRIVACGRPLEGHEIRIVDGSGRELPDRREGRVQFRGPSATSGYYRNPEETRRLFDGEWLNTGDLGYLAEGDIYLTGRSKDLIIIGGRNIYPQELEEAVGALSGIRKGNVVVFGSPDPATGSERLVVVAETRESDPRVLDKLRGAIKNLAVDLLETPPDDLLLVPPHSVLKTSSGKIRRSACRDLYEQGQMGKGEKMWLQTLRLAVSTLSSWARRSAPGALSLLYAGYLWALFYLAAAVATLVILLLPRHAWNWMPLRAIVRVAQRLSGLSLKVEGLEHLPQEPCVLVANHASYLDAYVLVAALPVRLSFVAKAELNQRPVLGFLLRRFGTEFVERFDPRRGAADARRISDRARRGGNLLYFAEGTFSRVAGLRPFRLGAFVTAAEGKLPVVPVAIRGTRYVLRDGSWFPRHGPISVQIGEPIRVADDPGKDSWDQALKLRDAARRFILGHCGEPDLGREGEAENSGGRPAENDS, from the coding sequence ATGGCTGCATCCGAAACTTCAGACAAGCCCCGGAAAACTAAGGACCAACTGTTTCAGGTGCTGCAAGAGGTGGTGGCGGAGCTGCACCCCGGGCAGACGCCCAAGGTGGAGCTGGACAGCTCCCTCGATCGCGATCTCGGCCTCGACAGCATGGCGCGCATGGAACTGCTCAGCCGCCTGGAGAAGCGTTTCGCCCTGCGCCTGGACGAACAGGTCGTAGCCGAAGCGGACACGCCGCGCGATCTGCTCAGGGCGGTGCTGGGCGGCGCGCAAGCCGCCGAGGTCGAAAGCCGCGCGCGCATCGCGGCCGGCGAGGCCGAAGGGCGGAGCGGTGCGCCCGAGCAAGCGCGCACTCTGGTCGAGGTTCTGGAGTGGCACTTGGAGAACCATCCCGATCATCCCCAGGTGCGCTTCTACGCCGATGAGGGTGAAGGGGAGGTGCTTTCCTACCAGCGTCTGGGGGAAGGCGCGCGGGCCGTTGCCGCGGGCTTGCAGTGGCGCGGTCTTGAGGCCGGCTCGCCGGTGGCGATCATGCTGCCCACCAGCGCCGATTATCTGTTTGCTTTTCTCGGCATCCTGCTGGCCGGGGGCATTCCCGTGCCCCTCTATCCGCCGGTGCGGCGCACCCAACTGGAAAGCCATCTGCGCCGCCAGCAGGCGATCCTGAGCAATTGCGAGGCGGTGACCCTGATCACCCTGCCCGAAGCTCTCCCCTTTGCGCGGCTGCTCAAGGCGCAGCTATCCTCCCTGAAAAGCCTGGTCACGGTGGAGGAACTTGCTGAACGCGGCGGCGACTATGCGCGGCCGGCCATTGCCGCCGGGGACACCGCCTTTCTGCAATACACCTCGGGCAGCACCGGCAATCCCAAGGGCGTGGTGCTCTCTCACGCCAATTTGCTCGCCAACATTCGCGCCCTGGGCCAGGCGGTCAAGGTGCGGCCGGACGATGTGATCATCAGTTGGCTGCCCCTCTACCACGACATGGGTCTCATCGGCACCTGGCTGGCCGGGCTGTATTTCGCCGTGCCCGTGGTGCTGCTCTCGCCCCTGGATTTCCTCGGCCGCCCCAAGCGCTGGCTGTGGGCCGTTCATCGTTATCAGGGCACGCTCTCGCCGGCGCCCAATTTCGCCTATGAAATCTGCCTGACCAAACTCAAGGATGAGGATCTCGAGGGGCTGGATCTGAGTTCCTGGCGCGGAGCCTTCAACGGCGCCGAACCGGTCAGCGCCGTCACTCTGGAGCGTTTCTGCGAGCGTTTTTCCGCCTATGGCCTGCGCAGGGACGCGGTGGCGCCGGTCTACGGGTTGGCGGAGAATACCGTGGGCCTGGCCTTTCCGCCTCTTGGCCGCGGGCCCCTCATCGACCGGGTGGAGCGCGAGGCGTTGGCCCGCTCGGGCAAGGCGACCCCGGCCAGGGAGGAGGATGAGCATGCGCTGCGCATCGTCGCCTGCGGCCGCCCACTGGAGGGCCATGAGATCCGCATCGTCGACGGCAGCGGGCGCGAGTTGCCGGACCGGCGTGAAGGGCGGGTGCAGTTTCGCGGTCCTTCGGCCACCAGTGGCTACTACCGCAATCCCGAGGAGACCCGCCGTCTGTTCGACGGCGAGTGGCTCAATACCGGAGATCTCGGTTATCTGGCCGAGGGCGATATCTATCTCACCGGCCGCAGCAAGGACCTGATCATCATCGGCGGCCGCAACATCTATCCCCAGGAACTCGAAGAAGCCGTGGGCGCGCTCTCCGGCATCCGCAAGGGCAACGTGGTGGTGTTCGGCAGCCCCGATCCCGCCACGGGCAGCGAACGGCTGGTGGTCGTGGCCGAGACCCGCGAATCCGATCCACGGGTGCTCGACAAGCTGCGCGGCGCGATCAAGAACCTGGCGGTGGATCTTCTCGAAACTCCACCCGATGATCTGCTGCTGGTGCCGCCCCATTCGGTGCTCAAAACCTCCAGCGGCAAGATTCGCCGTTCGGCCTGCCGCGATCTCTATGAACAGGGGCAAATGGGCAAGGGAGAAAAGATGTGGCTCCAGACCCTGCGCCTGGCCGTCTCGACCCTTTCCTCCTGGGCGCGCAGAAGCGCTCCCGGTGCTTTAAGCCTGCTCTATGCGGGGTATTTGTGGGCGCTTTTTTATCTGGCGGCGGCGGTGGCGACCCTGGTGATTCTGCTGTTGCCGCGCCATGCCTGGAACTGGATGCCGCTGCGCGCCATCGTGCGGGTCGCGCAGCGGCTCTCGGGGCTGTCCCTCAAGGTCGAAGGGCTGGAGCACCTGCCGCAAGAGCCTTGCGTGTTGGTGGCCAATCATGCCAGCTACCTCGATGCCTATGTGCTGGTCGCGGCCTTGCCGGTGCGCCTGAGTTTCGTCGCCAAAGCCGAGCTCAATCAGCGCCCGGTGCTCGGTTTTCTCCTGCGGCGTTTCGGCACTGAGTTCGTCGAACGCTTCGATCCCCGTCGTGGCGCCGCGGATGCCCGGCGCATCAGCGATCGGGCGCGGCGCGGCGGCAATCTGCTGTATTTCGCCGAGGGCACCTTCAGCCGCGTGGCGGGGCTGCGCCCGTTTCGCCTGGGCGCCTTTGTAACCGCGGCGGAAGGCAAGCTGCCGGTGGTGCCCGTCGCCATTCGCGGCACGCGCTACGTGCTGCGTGACGGTTCCTGGTTTCCCCGGCACGGGCCCATCAGCGTGCAGATCGGCGAACCGATTCGCGTTGCAGATGATCCGGGCAAGGATTCATGGGACCAAGCCTTGAAACTGCGTGATGCGGCGCGGCGTTTTATCCTGGGGCACTGCGGAGAACCCGACCTGGGTCGGGAAGGCGAAGCGGAAAACAGCGGGGGAAGGCCTGCGGAGAACGATTCGTAA
- the cysD gene encoding sulfate adenylyltransferase subunit CysD has translation MLTHLKQLEAESIHIMREVAAEFENPVMLYSIGKDSAVMLHLARKAFFPARPPFPLLHVDTTWKFREMIEFRDRMAHEGGFDLLVHINEEGVRQGIGPFSHGSAVHTDVMKTEALKQALDKYKFDAAFGGARRDEEKSRAKERIFSFRSASHRWDPKSQRPELWNIYNARVNPGESIRAFPLSNWTELDIWQYIYLENIPIVPLYYAKERPVVERDGMLLLVDDERLELRPGEKIEMKSVRFRTLGCYPLTAAVESTAATLPEIIQEMLLTRTSERQGRVIDHDSAGSMEKKKQEGYF, from the coding sequence ATGCTGACCCATTTGAAACAGCTCGAAGCCGAGAGCATCCATATCATGCGCGAGGTCGCCGCCGAGTTCGAAAACCCGGTGATGCTCTACTCCATCGGCAAGGATTCGGCGGTCATGCTGCACCTGGCGCGCAAGGCTTTTTTCCCCGCGCGCCCGCCCTTTCCCCTGCTGCATGTGGACACCACCTGGAAATTCCGCGAGATGATCGAATTTCGCGACCGCATGGCCCACGAGGGCGGCTTTGACCTGCTGGTGCACATCAACGAGGAAGGCGTGCGCCAGGGCATCGGCCCTTTCAGCCACGGCTCGGCGGTGCATACCGATGTGATGAAAACCGAAGCCCTCAAGCAGGCCCTCGATAAATACAAGTTCGACGCGGCCTTCGGCGGCGCGCGCCGCGACGAGGAGAAATCCCGCGCCAAGGAGCGCATCTTCTCGTTCCGCAGCGCCAGCCACCGCTGGGATCCCAAGAGCCAGCGCCCCGAGCTGTGGAACATCTATAATGCCCGCGTCAACCCGGGCGAGAGCATCCGCGCCTTCCCCTTGTCCAACTGGACGGAGCTCGACATCTGGCAGTACATCTACCTGGAGAACATCCCCATCGTGCCCCTCTACTACGCCAAGGAGCGCCCGGTGGTGGAGCGCGACGGCATGCTCCTGCTGGTCGACGACGAGCGCCTGGAACTCAGGCCCGGCGAAAAGATCGAGATGAAATCGGTACGCTTCCGCACCCTGGGCTGCTATCCCCTGACCGCCGCGGTGGAATCCACCGCCGCCACCCTGCCCGAGATCATCCAGGAGATGCTGCTGACCCGCACCTCCGAACGCCAGGGCCGCGTCATCGACCACGACTCGGCCGGGTCCATGGAAAAGAAAAAGCAGGAGGGATATTTCTGA
- a CDS encoding metal ABC transporter substrate-binding protein, with the protein MMSKSRIFGWFLMTVAVLLLSAGAALAKTEVVATTSAMGMLARTVGGDAVRVTVLAPPDRDAHYLQARPSMMVALRRADLVVAVGAELEVGWLPPALQGAANPAVLPGRSGYFEAAAQVPLIEVGEAADRAMGDVHPAGNPHVNMDPVRMAEVGRALAGRLGKMQPAAADTFQANAEAFARQVQEQLPRWQSKVRGAPGVVLFHKDANYLMELLEVPVLGYIEPLPGIPPTARHLESLVSQLRGHQGVVLYVNHQPAQGPQFVARTLGWPVEALPLDPPLDADAQQYLVLIDQWVEAIARGKGK; encoded by the coding sequence ATGATGTCAAAATCACGCATTTTCGGTTGGTTCCTGATGACGGTGGCGGTACTGCTGCTGAGTGCCGGCGCCGCCCTGGCAAAGACCGAGGTGGTCGCGACCACCTCGGCCATGGGCATGCTGGCACGTACCGTAGGAGGTGATGCCGTGCGCGTCACCGTGCTCGCGCCGCCTGATCGCGACGCGCATTACCTCCAGGCCCGCCCGAGCATGATGGTGGCCCTGCGCCGCGCCGACCTGGTGGTCGCCGTCGGCGCCGAACTCGAAGTCGGCTGGTTGCCGCCGGCCCTGCAGGGCGCGGCCAATCCTGCTGTTCTTCCCGGTCGCTCCGGTTATTTCGAGGCGGCGGCGCAGGTGCCGCTCATCGAAGTCGGTGAAGCCGCCGACCGCGCTATGGGCGACGTGCATCCGGCGGGCAATCCCCATGTCAATATGGATCCGGTGCGCATGGCCGAGGTTGGCAGGGCGCTGGCCGGCCGCCTGGGAAAAATGCAGCCGGCGGCTGCCGATACCTTCCAGGCCAATGCCGAGGCATTCGCCCGTCAGGTCCAGGAGCAACTGCCGCGCTGGCAGTCCAAGGTCAGGGGCGCACCCGGCGTGGTGTTGTTTCACAAGGATGCCAATTACCTGATGGAGTTGCTCGAGGTACCGGTACTGGGCTACATCGAGCCACTGCCCGGTATCCCGCCGACGGCGCGCCATCTGGAATCTTTGGTGAGTCAACTGCGCGGCCATCAGGGAGTCGTGCTCTATGTCAACCACCAGCCTGCTCAGGGTCCGCAGTTCGTGGCGCGCACCTTGGGTTGGCCGGTGGAAGCCCTGCCCCTGGACCCGCCCCTGGATGCTGATGCGCAACAGTATCTGGTCCTAATCGACCAATGGGTCGAGGCCATTGCCCGCGGAAAGGGTAAGTGA
- the cysN gene encoding sulfate adenylyltransferase subunit CysN, whose translation MAHQSDLIANDILAYLKQQEEKGLLRFITCGSVDDGKSTLIGRLLWDSKMVFEDQLASLEADSRKVGTQGENIDYALLLDGLQAEREQGITIDVAYRFFSTDKRKFIVADTPGHEQYTRNMVTGASTAQVAIILIDARKGVLTQTRRHSYLASLVGIRHVVLAINKMDLVDYREERFNEILDDYRKFAASLGFAEIRPIPISALNGDNVITPSSATPWYQGPPLLEYLETVQVPDNAQGKPFRMRVQWVNRPNLDFRGFCGTIAAGAIHPGDEVEVTSSGQKSRVARIVTFDGDLPRALAGQAVTLTLEDEIDISRGDTLATPEDRPHHADHFEAKLVWLHEEPLLPGRSYLLKAGSSTAPAQVVDLKFKVNVNTLQQESGGKLALNEIGVCGLSTAKPISFDSYRENRATGSFILIDRLTNATVGAGMIHQPLLDSRSHWQTIEVSRESRAALKGQTARVLWFSGAQASGLAVFTEKKLHSIGRHAMRLSVQHLEGEALGATIQVLLDAGLIVLIDGTAAAAAQIRDRFADDEFFQIHLAAGQEPAPEQAALILSEELGAPTELAERLVRELDL comes from the coding sequence ATGGCTCACCAATCCGATCTCATCGCCAACGACATCCTCGCCTACCTCAAGCAACAGGAGGAAAAGGGCCTGCTGCGCTTCATCACCTGCGGCAGCGTCGACGACGGCAAGAGCACCCTCATCGGCCGGCTGCTGTGGGATTCGAAGATGGTCTTCGAGGATCAGCTCGCCTCCCTGGAGGCCGACAGCCGCAAGGTCGGCACCCAGGGGGAAAACATCGACTACGCCCTACTCCTCGACGGCCTGCAGGCCGAACGCGAGCAGGGCATCACCATCGATGTGGCCTACCGCTTCTTCTCCACCGACAAGCGTAAATTCATCGTCGCCGACACCCCCGGCCACGAGCAGTACACGCGCAACATGGTGACCGGCGCCTCCACCGCTCAGGTGGCGATCATTCTCATCGACGCGCGCAAGGGCGTGCTCACCCAGACGCGGCGCCACAGCTACCTGGCCTCCCTGGTGGGCATCCGCCACGTGGTGTTGGCCATCAACAAGATGGACCTGGTCGATTACCGCGAGGAGCGCTTCAACGAGATTCTCGACGACTACCGCAAATTCGCCGCCTCCCTGGGCTTCGCGGAGATCCGCCCGATTCCCATCTCGGCGCTCAACGGCGACAACGTCATTACGCCGAGCAGCGCCACCCCCTGGTATCAGGGCCCGCCGCTGCTCGAATACCTGGAAACCGTGCAGGTGCCCGACAATGCCCAGGGCAAACCGTTTCGCATGCGCGTGCAGTGGGTCAATCGCCCCAACCTCGATTTTCGCGGGTTCTGCGGTACAATTGCCGCGGGCGCCATTCATCCTGGCGATGAAGTGGAAGTCACCTCGTCGGGACAAAAAAGCCGCGTGGCGCGTATCGTCACCTTTGACGGCGATCTGCCGCGTGCCCTGGCCGGCCAGGCCGTGACCCTGACCCTGGAGGACGAAATCGACATCAGCCGCGGCGACACTCTGGCCACGCCCGAGGATCGCCCGCACCACGCCGACCATTTCGAGGCCAAGCTGGTGTGGCTGCATGAAGAGCCACTGTTGCCGGGGCGCAGCTATCTGCTCAAGGCCGGCTCTTCCACCGCTCCCGCACAGGTCGTCGACCTCAAGTTCAAGGTCAACGTCAACACCCTGCAGCAGGAAAGCGGCGGCAAACTCGCCCTCAACGAAATCGGCGTGTGCGGTCTAAGTACCGCCAAACCCATCTCCTTTGATTCCTATCGGGAGAATCGCGCCACCGGCAGCTTCATTCTCATCGACCGGCTGACCAACGCCACCGTCGGCGCGGGCATGATCCACCAGCCCCTGCTGGATTCACGCAGCCACTGGCAGACCATCGAAGTCAGCCGGGAGAGCCGCGCCGCACTCAAAGGCCAGACGGCCCGGGTGCTGTGGTTCAGCGGCGCTCAGGCAAGCGGCCTTGCCGTCTTCACGGAGAAGAAGCTGCACAGCATCGGGCGCCACGCTATGCGCCTAAGCGTGCAGCATTTGGAAGGCGAGGCCCTTGGCGCCACCATCCAGGTGCTCCTCGACGCCGGATTGATCGTGCTGATCGATGGAACCGCCGCCGCTGCCGCGCAAATTCGCGACCGCTTCGCGGACGATGAATTCTTCCAGATCCACCTCGCCGCCGGACAAGAGCCGGCGCCGGAACAGGCCGCGCTGATTCTGAGCGAGGAACTGGGCGCGCCGACGGAACTGGCCGAGCGCCTGGTGCGGGAATTGGATCTGTAG
- a CDS encoding ATP-binding cassette domain-containing protein translates to MTDQLPLLECRDLVAGYAGPVIGPVSFSLRAGEVVGLYGSNGAGKSTLLGAITGASRIFSGEVRRRPDVRVAHHRQRPVRVGELPLTGRELLRLTGAPAAQAPGFLQSLLPVRLDRLSGGQLQLMQTWSCLGSQARLVLLDEPTNNLDPAAMQTLAAMLKRDAARRAVLLVSHEGEFLNAACDRVIRLTP, encoded by the coding sequence ATGACGGATCAGCTCCCGCTGTTGGAATGCCGGGATCTGGTTGCAGGTTACGCGGGGCCGGTTATCGGCCCCGTGTCTTTTTCCCTGCGCGCCGGCGAGGTGGTCGGTCTTTATGGCAGCAACGGCGCGGGAAAATCGACCTTGCTTGGGGCCATTACCGGCGCCAGCCGGATTTTTTCAGGCGAAGTGCGCCGCCGCCCCGACGTGCGCGTCGCCCACCACCGGCAGCGCCCGGTGCGCGTCGGCGAACTGCCTCTGACCGGCAGGGAACTGCTGCGCCTCACCGGCGCCCCTGCCGCACAGGCCCCGGGATTTTTGCAAAGCCTGCTGCCGGTGCGCCTCGATCGCCTCAGCGGAGGTCAGTTGCAATTGATGCAGACCTGGTCCTGTCTGGGCAGCCAGGCTCGTCTGGTGCTGCTCGACGAGCCGACCAACAATCTTGATCCCGCCGCCATGCAGACCCTGGCCGCCATGCTTAAGCGCGATGCCGCGCGGCGCGCGGTGCTGCTGGTCAGTCATGAAGGCGAATTTCTCAACGCGGCCTGCGACCGCGTGATTCGGTTGACACCATGA
- a CDS encoding nitrite/sulfite reductase gives MAEDTTSQPAVDFHQLRLDGVYRMNDADELMLRIKVPAGVLSVEQALKAAELAERYAGARLHLTTRGSIELHRVRHSDLAAIGRGLAAVGLTSRGACGGAVRGIACSTSFSPNFALTQSLARRLHRHFAGNPHFEGLPKKFKIAVEDGYRGARHLIQDVGLVLVAVTEGEARYDVWVGGGLGREPQAALKLEEQVAEAHLLPLVEAVVRTYARHTPAGKRLKHLLRLVGEETFCRLLQDELATRPRTLAPGGLDAAPAPPAATPPVTAGIFAGDLDAALLRKLAGLARSYAGGYLAITADQNLAFSPFNTEDRVALLEKLAAAGLRGDTPQEQTTLRVCVGNHACRMGLSPTREVAQGMLKAMPDQARTLSWAISGCPNSCSQAQLADFGVVTSRLVKEEDGERRPRFDLYQRQGAQLGEKIREGLTQAELMEAVSQSA, from the coding sequence ATGGCTGAAGATACAACTTCGCAACCCGCCGTCGACTTTCACCAACTGCGCCTCGACGGCGTCTACCGCATGAACGACGCCGATGAGCTGATGCTGCGCATCAAGGTGCCCGCCGGGGTGCTGTCCGTGGAGCAGGCCCTCAAGGCGGCCGAGCTGGCCGAGCGTTATGCCGGAGCACGCCTGCATCTGACCACGCGCGGCAGCATCGAGCTGCACCGCGTGCGCCACAGCGATCTGGCCGCCATCGGCCGTGGTCTTGCGGCGGTGGGGCTGACCAGCCGCGGGGCGTGCGGCGGCGCGGTGCGCGGCATTGCCTGCAGCACCAGCTTCTCCCCCAACTTCGCGCTCACGCAATCCCTCGCGCGGCGTCTGCACCGGCACTTCGCCGGCAACCCCCACTTCGAGGGCCTGCCGAAAAAATTCAAGATCGCCGTGGAAGACGGCTACAGGGGTGCGCGCCACCTGATTCAAGATGTCGGCCTGGTGCTCGTCGCCGTCACGGAAGGTGAAGCCCGCTACGATGTGTGGGTCGGCGGTGGTCTCGGCCGTGAGCCCCAAGCCGCGCTCAAGCTTGAGGAACAGGTGGCCGAGGCGCATTTGCTGCCCCTGGTGGAGGCGGTGGTGCGCACCTACGCCCGTCACACCCCGGCGGGCAAGCGCCTCAAGCACCTGCTGCGCCTGGTCGGCGAAGAGACTTTTTGCCGGCTGCTGCAAGACGAACTCGCCACCCGCCCCCGCACCCTGGCGCCCGGCGGCCTCGATGCCGCACCGGCGCCACCCGCCGCCACGCCCCCCGTCACCGCGGGGATTTTCGCCGGCGACCTGGATGCCGCCCTGTTGCGCAAACTGGCGGGATTGGCGCGCAGCTACGCCGGCGGCTACCTGGCCATCACCGCGGATCAAAATCTGGCTTTCTCGCCCTTCAACACCGAGGACCGCGTTGCGCTCCTGGAAAAGCTCGCCGCCGCCGGCCTGCGCGGCGACACGCCGCAGGAGCAAACCACCCTGCGGGTGTGCGTCGGCAATCACGCCTGCCGCATGGGGCTTTCGCCGACCCGCGAAGTGGCGCAGGGGATGCTCAAGGCCATGCCGGACCAGGCACGCACCCTGAGTTGGGCCATCTCCGGCTGCCCCAACAGTTGCAGTCAGGCGCAACTGGCCGATTTCGGGGTCGTCACCAGCCGCTTGGTCAAGGAGGAGGATGGCGAGCGCCGGCCGCGCTTTGACCTCTATCAACGCCAGGGCGCCCAATTGGGCGAGAAGATTCGGGAAGGGTTGACTCAGGCGGAACTCATGGAAGCCGTTTCGCAATCAGCTTAA
- the cysK gene encoding cysteine synthase A, translated as MAKIYDDNSLSIGRTPLVRLNHIVPGGARVLGKIEGRNPAYSVKCRIGASMIWDAEQKGLLGPGKEIVEPTSGNTGIALAFVAAARGIPITLTMPETMSIERRKVLKAFGANLILTPGAKGMSGAVAAAEELAASDPNRYVLLHQFKNPANPAIHEQTTGPEIWEDTEGAIDVLVSGVGTGGTITGVSRYIKNTKGKKILSVAVEPVDSPVISQKVSGAELKPGPHKIQGIGAGFIPDTLDLSMVDQVEQVSNDEAIDYARRLAKEEGILAGISCGAAVAAAARLAVKPEFKDKTIVVVLPDSGERYLTSVLFEGLV; from the coding sequence ATGGCCAAAATTTACGACGACAATTCCCTCAGCATCGGCCGCACTCCCCTGGTGCGCCTCAACCACATCGTCCCGGGCGGCGCCAGAGTTCTCGGCAAGATCGAGGGGCGCAACCCCGCCTATTCGGTCAAGTGCCGCATCGGCGCTTCCATGATCTGGGACGCCGAGCAGAAAGGCCTGCTCGGGCCGGGCAAGGAAATCGTCGAGCCGACCAGTGGCAACACCGGCATCGCCCTGGCCTTTGTCGCCGCCGCGCGCGGTATTCCCATCACCCTGACCATGCCCGAAACCATGAGTATCGAACGGCGCAAGGTGCTCAAGGCCTTCGGCGCCAACCTGATCCTCACCCCCGGCGCCAAGGGCATGAGCGGTGCCGTGGCGGCCGCCGAGGAGCTGGCGGCCTCCGACCCCAACCGCTACGTGCTGCTGCATCAGTTCAAGAATCCCGCCAATCCGGCGATTCACGAGCAGACCACCGGCCCGGAAATCTGGGAGGATACCGAGGGCGCCATCGACGTCCTGGTCTCCGGGGTCGGCACCGGCGGCACCATCACCGGGGTGTCGCGCTACATCAAGAACACCAAGGGCAAAAAAATCCTCTCGGTGGCGGTGGAGCCCGTCGACAGCCCGGTGATCAGTCAAAAAGTCTCCGGCGCCGAACTCAAGCCCGGCCCCCACAAGATTCAAGGCATCGGCGCGGGCTTCATCCCCGACACCCTGGATCTGTCCATGGTCGATCAAGTGGAGCAGGTGAGCAACGATGAGGCCATCGACTATGCCCGGCGCCTGGCCAAGGAAGAAGGCATCCTCGCCGGCATCTCCTGCGGCGCGGCCGTGGCCGCTGCGGCGCGCCTGGCGGTGAAACCTGAATTCAAGGACAAGACCATCGTCGTGGTGTTGCCCGACTCGGGCGAGCGCTACCTGACCAGCGTGCTGTTCGAAGGCCTGGTGTAA